Proteins encoded in a region of the Lepidochelys kempii isolate rLepKem1 chromosome 24, rLepKem1.hap2, whole genome shotgun sequence genome:
- the LOC140902728 gene encoding free fatty acid receptor 2-like gives MSLFSFEGAKEMHSNVYIPLVLTVYIFTFLIGLPSNLLAFCTFLVKVCQKPTPVDILLLNLTVSDIFLLIFLPFKMVEAASGLEWPLPFFLCPLTNYFYYNSIYISSLLLMAVSIDRYLGVAFPIKYKLRRRPAYAVATSVVFWVLGCAHCSFVYIVQYEVLSPNGTVTANNASNCYEVFSPMQLQILLPVRLEFFIVLFCLPFTITIFCYVNLIRILLALPNITARRKQRAVGLALVTLFNFIVCFAPYNLSHVVGFVQNESPKWRVYALLLSTLNAALDPAIFYFSSTAVQRAFAKYLAALWHKLSAILAWCHLPCLTRCAKGGREVESTSGMEAEELTT, from the coding sequence ATGAGCCTGTTCTCCTTTGAAGGAGCCAAGGAGATGCATTCAAATGTTTACATCCCACTGGTTCTCACTGTCTACATCTTCACCTTCCTGATCGGCCTCCCGTCCAATCTCCTGGCCTTCTGCACCTTCCTGGTGAAGGTCTGCCAGAAACCCACCCCCGTCGACATCCTTCTCCTCAACCTCACCGTCTCCGACATCTTCCTCCTCATTTTTCTCCCCTTCAAGATGGTGGAGGCTGCCTCAGGCCTGGAGTGGCCCTTGCCTTTTTTCCTCTGCCCACTCACCAACTACTTCTACTACAATAGCATCTACATCAGCTCCCTCTTACTCATGGCCGTCAGCATTGATCGTTACCTCGGGGTGGCCTTTCCCATCAAGTACAAGCTCCGACGTCGTCCAGCTTATGCTGTCGCCACCTCCGTGGTCTTCTGGGTGTTGGGCTGTGCCCACTGCAGCTTTGTCTACATTGTCCAGTACGAGGTCCTGAGCCCCAATGGGACCGTGACCGCCAATAATGCGTCTAACTGCTACGAAGTTTTCTCCCCTATGCAGCTCCAGATCCTCCTCCCTGTCCGCCTGGAGTTCTTCATTGTCCTCTTCTGTCTTCCCTTCACCATCACCATCTTCTGCTACGTCAACCTCATCCGCATCCTGCTGGCCTTGCCCAACATCACAGCCCGGAGGAAGCAGCGGGCCGTGGGCCTGGCTCTGGTCACCTTGTTCAACTTCATAGTCTGCTTCGCCCCCTACAACCTGTCCCATGTGGTGGGCTTTGTTCAGAACGAGAGCCCCAAATGGAGGGTGTACGCTCTTCTCCTCAGCACCCTCAATGCCGCCTTGGACCCTGCCATCTTCTACTTCTCCTCCACTGCCGTCCAACGAGCCTTCGCCAAGTACCTGGCTGCCCTGTGGCACAAACTCAGCGCCATCTTGGCCTGGTGCCATCTTCCCTGCTTGACTCGCTGTGCGAAAGGAGGCAGAGAGGTGGAGTCAACAAGTGGGATGGAGGCTGAGGAGTTGACAACTTGA